AGTCATGTTCTCCATATCCTGCCTTACAAAGGCGTATTAGGCGTACAATATTTGGTAAGGTACTTATCTTAGATCTAAATTCAATGTAAAGTACATTTTACACATTACAAAAACAAAGCATGATATTAAGTGATATAAATTGCCATATTAATGTGTGtaaatttacttaataataattattatataacaacaacaacataatattaattacttattacattattatcatACTATTAATTACTAACATTATTGTGATTTACCTACTAACTTAGTAAAAAGTCATTTATGCTATAGAAGCATTGCTTGACTAACCAATCAAACAGTTTGTTTTTGAAAGGTAATGATGGCAGTTTCTTAAGTTCTGTGGGAAGCTTATTGAATATCTTTATACTCATGCATATAATGCTTTTTGAAAAGAGTGCTGATTTATGGTTAGTGCGTATTATGTCGTACATATATTTGGTTCTGATTGCTTGAGTAGTAGATTTTTTTACGGGAAACAAATCCggattattttttacaaatatgcaGACTTCATATAATATGTAGAGTGATGGGAAAGTAATAAGTATTCTGTTATCGATAAAGTACGGTCTACATGATTCCATTTGATTAATACCCTAAATGGAacgaatgcatttttttttgtaatctgaAAATTCTGTCTTTATTGCTGCTGTTTCCCCACATTATTAGTCCGTAACGCAGATTTGACATTATATATGAGTGGAAAGCGAGTAGGGCAGTTTGATCTGATGATATATTTATTAGTCGTCGTAGAGGGTATATGAatttggctatttttttttaaatatgctcCGTATGGTGATGCCAGTTACTATGTgaatcaataataatttaaatatgaaaggTTATGTTTTTTCGCATAGTGATGGTGTATTTTTATCAACTTCAGAATAATGACCTATCGATATTCATAGCTTTATTTAGTATAAGTAATACTATAAAATACATGAATGAACTTTTCTTAGgtttaaaattatgattgtatctaaaaatactTCTTCCGTTAATAAGTTCTAACCCCATTTTCATACCCCGTGAAGGTTgattttcaaaaaaactttcttTGCACACTGAGGTTTTTGATTTGTGGAATACAACACTTAACGTTCGCTGCAACGTTCGcttgtacaacggggagtgctccgaggaattgttcggattaagccctgccgcttcttttcgccatcgacctacgcgacaacatttccatcctcaccacttagatggttgacagtcctcaactgtgcgtttttccaggaactttcttgcctcgcacagctaaacgtAAAGTTTAAGAGCTATAGTGTTACTTaaaattggtaagtagatgtattctatgaaccgcattaatttttacacaaaaatagaaaaaaaaaaacaataaattctgggggttccccatacttagaactgaaactcaaaaaatcttttttcatcaaacccatacgtgtgggtatgtatctatggataggtctttaaaaatgatattgaggtttctaatatcatttttttctaaactgaatagtttgcgcgagagacacttccaaagtggtaaaatgtgtgtcccccccgtaacttctaaaataacagaatcaaaaatctaaaaaaaatatatgatatacattaccatgcaaacttccaccaaaaattggtttgaacgagatctagtaagtagttttttttaatacgtcataaatggtacggaacccttcatgggcgagtccgactcgcacttggccgctttttttacgtTAATAGAACTGAGGCTTGGGCGCAGTCTGCTAAGAGCACAGTAAGCAGAGGACAgtttttgacatattttggTATAGGTCGGCCATTATTGCAGATATTTAATGAGAAATCACTTGAGCAACGCAAACTAAAGTGAATGATGTGTGTTTTCTCCACATTTAGTACCAAGCCTAATTGCTGCTAATGCAGAAAACCAGGATGATATTTGATCCATTACTGCCGCGACAATGACGCACCCATCATCAGCAAATAGAACAACTTCCCCCTGGTCTGAGGCTGAGGTAGGATCGGCTGGTctttttaagggttccgtacccaaagggtcaaacgggagtAACGGGACTGAGACTCCGCtatccgttcgtccgtccgtccgtctgtcaccaggctgtatctcatgaaccgtgatagttagccagttgaaatgtctacagattatgtatttctgttgtcgctataacaacaaatactaaaacagaataaaataaatatttatggggatcccatacaaaaaagtgatttttagataatgaaatgtttatattttaacaaCAGTGACAAAATGCTCATGAATTAACCCTTTACAAGGCTAAGGGATATAcatttcccacatgcggctcttcaaacatgtgttccattttcgatgagtaagactgacattcgattgtcatttttgaactgtcagcctggtaaagggttaaagttTAGGATTAgaataaaaactaataataaacgTAAAGCTTTATTTCAACAATAATTACACTTTTTATTACAGACTTACAAAATgcgttaaatattattattttattttgatgagttgcttatttaaaacatttttcatgtgatgtataattattttttatagagTAGGTACTTGTTCCTTATAAACTACTTATCTACAAAAGTCTGATTACAGTCACTTGTGTTTTTGATAAACTTCGAAGCTAAAATGCAATACTGCCATtgttaaattaaactaaaagaACCAAAGAGGAAAATTGATTAAGACGTCAttaattttgcaaataaaaacgCAGAAAAggtttaggaaaaaaaaacagtacaaatTTAAGTCAGACGGGCGTTAAAAATATGTTGTACTATTTACTGTCAATGTATGTTACTTTATAGCATCGTAAATgcatattattgtaaatattagttttcacCGTACCAGCTacaaaagagaatttgaaatagaggtagctTCAGGGgtagatcaaagtcaaatgacgttctaaaagttttaatcatgtgtcgaaagattgcagtaaatttacgtggctacaattttttctttgacaatccccccccccccccctttttcTTAACTTTCTATTCTACTTTTTTAACTTTGATTTTGgagtctttcgcttgctcgggtatcaatattaggaCTAGGGATATTAGGAGCTAAACAActactttgcccccttgtacaACAATTAATGATTATCTTATTTTGAagatctttatttattttacgttgTCGAGTGTTGCTAGTTGCTATCTGCTTTTAGCCTGACTCTTCCTAGCCTCAACTCTTTTCTGCAGAGTAGTAAGCAGAGCGCCCAGAACGTTGTGGCCGGGCAGTCGTTTTCCGAAGAGCAGTCGTTTCACTGAGTCGTCATACGTTAGAAGAGCTACCATGTTCTGTAGCAAGAAACCTTGACAGTATTCTAGAAGCTGCGTTGCGCCATAAACCTGGAATTCGAAATTAATGAGCAGTTTTCAACTTTTATGAGGGTTATCAATACTCATCACAACATCTCATTAACAAAAAGTTGAAGTTGCattgaaaagaaaaaagaatGGCCATGAATTGATCACCTACTAAATGAACGTTCAGTAAAAGAAGAACAAGAACATAGAGcaatataaatttattcaggACGCTTATACTATTGTCTACGTATGCTTATAATATCGTAAACACTTTTATTAATATcacaaaaaatgtaattttaaaaacgTCAATGGAAACTTCTTCATTCGGCTTGATGTCAAGTTAGCTTTCGGGTACCTTGACGTTGGTCTAGTGTGgaatagtgttggttaagactcgagtcctttgagtcctctgctttgaaactcgacttAGTTTTCCAGACTCACAATATATTAAGTCTAAACTCGaattcttttcaacttgttagagactcgagtcttttgtagggactcgagtcttttgtagggaCTTGAGTTTCTTGCAGAGAACTTTccatttttttgtttgcaaatttTCGAAATGCTtgttttcaaataatattcgTGGATTAGGCACACAAATTATACAATAACGCataatttctttacttttatttaggttaagcCTATTAAATTGTTGgcggagtctttattcggaggctcgagtccttttgagttctCCTAAAAAAGATTCAATAAATGATTCGCGTCGGGACTTAGACTCGGAAGATTTTTAAGCGCCGAGTTTCGCTTAAACGCTAAAACGAGTTGTGTTCTTTAAATTCAGACTCAAatgactcgagttcctaccaacactagtgTGGAAACTATTCCAAAAGATCACGTCAGTGCGTAAACTTAACATAAAACATAACCATTAGGTACGAGGATACGGTTAAAAGTGAGATCAGACTAGGAATATGAGAGAGAGACCGAAATTCTCCAATTGAAACATAAGCTGTTTGAAAGAAAAATGGctaaatatactttttattacTCTGACGTACCTTGGCATGGATGTACACGGAGACAAGGTTGTGCAGCCCCACGGACTTGGCGGCGCGCGCCTCGCAGTGCCGCTGCAGCGGCAGCAGCTGGAAGAAGGACGCCGCGGCCAGCACCTCCAGCACGTCCGCGTCGGGGATCTCCAGCCCGGTGCAGCCACCCGAGTACAGGTACTTCATTACTTGCTGGCAAACAAATATTACACGCTTAGTCTATGTTTAAATTTACTGCGCATTTTGATCGAAAACTAAATCCATCATAACGGAAGTAATAGTTTAATTAAAGACAAccatagaggaacaatttgacagaggccgcgcaactgacgaccagctgtgacactgcaatgggTGACCGATTCAATGTGTGCGtaggcggattgagtacattttctctagtttggtaTGAAAACCTTTCTAGCTCggggataaggttcaatttagtatggcaaaaaagTGAGAGTGGAGGGCTccactttaggtacaacttcatggattaatatcgtattttacgaaagataatgtgataattgattaacttatgtatgaaaatgtATCCTGCCTCTTTCGATCGGTATTATTTTTGCAACATTCGACCACGCATGCCAGcgtattaatttttttcttcgaacaATTAATGCACTCACGTTTCAATTCGACTaacggcagattggtggatgaggccatagagataactgtcaatgtgtgtgtgtcacgcgtaaatactagaaaattggtggatgatggaatcctatttgtgttttagcgaaactacgtccttagtattctaggtcTATGAAGACAACCGATAATTATTTACTTCTTATTTCAAAACCATATCTGTACTATTTGTagatattttgtttgtttataaagTTTTCTTGATCTAATTTCGAAAGTTATTTCCGGTAGGTATCTGATTGAGCTTAATTTTCGTAATTTGGGTGACGTAGGCAAACAAATTAAGATCAATTCCAAGTTCAAAAGGCTCTCGAGCGAATCTAACCTCAGAGTCTACTTAGATATTACAGGGATATTGGTAtaagtatattaggtatatatattcgTGGCGGCAGaagatatttgatttgattttaccTAGCTTTCTCGGCCTGGATAAAGGCAAATAGAtgatttttgaatttaagtTCTTTCATTAACATCTGACACTGACCTCGAAAATGTCGTATCGTATATCGTTGATCTGCACaagcggcggcgcggcgggcgcgggggcggAGGCGGCGGCGGAGGCGGGCGCGGCGTCgccgggcgcgcgcggcgctaGCATCGCGCGCAGGCGCGCCGACTCCGACACCAGCACTATCTTGTGCCCGTAGAACAGGCGTCCTTCCACTCTGCacataaaacatgttttttatcaaaatcatCAAACCTAATACCGGGGCAATTTTTAGGAAAGGCAcaccactttttagggttccgtgtagtcaactaggaacccctATAGTTCActatgtccatctgtctgtctgtctgtccgagactttgctccgtggtcgttagtgctagaaagctgcaatttggcatggatatataaatccataaagccgacaaagtcatacaaaaaaataaaaataaaatattttttagggtacctcccctacacgtaaagtgggggtgatttttttttgcttcaacactacagtgtgggatattgttgtaaaggtctttcaaaattagtAGGGGTCTataacgaacattttttgataaagtgaatatattcggagacaatagctccgaaagaaaaaaaaatgtgtcctcctCTCTACCTTTTGAACCGTACgtccaaaaaaaaatgaaaaaaaaaaaacatagaagtagtgcttaagaaagacattaaattaaaactatagcggacattatcagtttagctgtttttgagttatcgcaaaaagtttccccttcatagtaaaaaatagTACGAGTACccacagttaaacgttattatGACATTAAATAGGTTGTTAAAGTTAATTGGCATTATTCATgtttaataaactaaaatttaagatacatattgcttattttactcattctttttttatttaatatttgattaatctaaaacagtttcattggctgtaatgccgttgactattggtagttttagaacgaaagtgtaaaaaattaataagGCAATCTCGCTAATtgtatattcatattcgtttattgcactcatgtacaatgcattatgtctaggacttattgctatactttactttttcatgtcattaatttgtttattatagtatttttatttagaatcaCAAGCTCTATCAGATAGGAATTAATTCCTGAGAGGAGAAAAAAGTGCCTTAAATTCCATACTTACATTTTCGTCATACATTCTATTACAGTCATGCAAAGTGTATCTATTAAAAACCGGTCAaaagcgagtcggactcgcacaggaagggttccgtaccattatctataaaaacggtcacccatccaagtactgatcccgcccgacgttgcttaacttcggtgattggatgagaacctcgagattggaaaaaaatatttattttattctgtttttagtatttgttgttatagccgCAACAGAAATGTATTATCTGCAGAAATTTctactggctaactatcacggttcatgagatacagcctggtgacagacggacggacggacggacggacagcggaatctaagtaatagggtcccgtttgccctttgggtatggaaccttAAGAATGTTAATGGGAAGGAGAAGAAACTTGGTACACTTTTTACACCACTaaacttttgattttttttggccTTAGGTTACTAAATAggtaaaaaatgtatcaaatgtacagtcaagtgtaaaaatatgggtgtacacatcttattaaaaaatatgtcccatagcatcttattccagtgtaataagagcgtagtaccatgtTTATGAGActattctttcgatacatatttttgcacttgactgtagcTGTTTTAGTGTAACCGTTTGGTTTAATGTTACCTGAACGTGACATCGGCGAGCGAGGGGTTGTTGACATACGACGGGTCGACACGGGCGGGAGCGGGCGCGGCCGCGGGCGGCGGCTCCAGCACGCTCGGCACCGGCTCCCAGCCATAGCACGCGCACAGGATGTCCGCTAGCAGCAGCACTGTGCCCTCCTTCTAGCCGAAGGAATGGTGATAAAGAATTACTAATGAAGGAATGATTAACCAACATGTTTGGCGGAAtagcgaaaaataaaaaataatattttaaccctttaccgcatatgcaaccatatatggcagttataatattcaactctattgacagctattaaagttcaaatttaaacaaaatattttttatgacatgcggttaataaaatagtatcaaagataatttgaaatagaggtgtattgtcaaagaaaactttgtggccacgtaaatttactgccatcttttgcctctatttcaaattcccttTCATATTATTGGAATGATGAAGCATTTTCCCCAGCAGGCAAAAATCGAGATTCGTTAATCATTCATCTGCCTTTTTGAACTACTCGCTAGGTACGCATTTTTGCTTATCTATGTTGCTTGcttttgaccgaagcgttagcgaaggctCCGTTTTGAGTCGGgcaaactgctttcgtatgtccagaGTCCTGATATtctaagtaagtaaacactttattgtacgagaaaaaagaaatattgattatttacGTCAGATATACTCAAATCTACCGAGATATAAACCGTGataaccttttatattgtttttgagctcccgatatttcgacgcagttacatgcatcttgttcaggggtaactggagatagcgggtaggtgtcaaagttgtgtagaccgcgctcggtctaccctcatttgtgcgcgtcggctgcgttcgctttcaacgttacctaccactggtcgcgtccaAACTTGTTAGTCTATCCAAGCACACTACATTCACAGTGTCACTACGCATGTTTGACTTGGATATCAATGGTTttggtttatatcccggtcgattctAGTTCGaatctagtgaaactaaccgtgaatcattcaaaactctTACATCAGATAGAACATAATTGTGTAGTACTCGTACAAAGGCGAACGACCCTAAGAGGGATCTTCTCTACAAGTCGCATTTCTTagccgattctcgtgaaattttgtgagcaggttcagtagttacatttttttttctgtcgtttcaGATTGGCATAAAGGTCATTAGAGTCTATAGCACTTAAGACCTTTTGTGTACGCTGTGATAATGAGTCGACGAAGTTTGACgaagattttttgtttttattatattttgtatagcTAAGCTTATGTAAGATtcatcgcgaggtctacagctcaaaGAGGCACTAGTAATATGTAAAGCTATTGCCAGATAAAGCTTTTTCGAATTTCCCGCCAGTATCCCAATTCATCATTATTTACCTTGCTGTATCGTAAAATGTTGAACAGCAATGGGAGGCACTCGTAAATGAACTGCGTGCTGTAGTGACTATCATCCGACGGGCACACCTGTAAATATAGGTATTGAAATTAAACGTTATTaccaataatttattatatgtacaaaataacattattttattgaattacaaAGTTCGGCTACTTGGTCCCATCACGCATTGCAACAGTTACTAAGATTTCTTAAATTAGGTATAACATAAACCTGGAAACCAAACAAACGCAAGCGGAAACTTATGTTAGTGCAGGGCCATCTACGTCGAGCTTTACGCTTTTATCCTAGCCCTAGACATCCAATAacggaaaggggaaggtgggatcatgTCGATGTCGTGCAGTTCTTGTGCACCTTACAGGTAAAATAAGTAcagagatgaaatggtagagccggcagattaccgaacgagatgctcttatggaactttcagtaggagtaacagagaaagcattatgattgtttgtccttgtcacagttgcATTTTTTTTGATCATACCATCTATGTTGTGCACACTCCCCAGAATGTATCCGATAAAACACAGATTAGACGAGCGACTCGACGGCGGTGTTCAAGGCTCtgtaatcgaatttaaactgttgtGAGTCAAACTAatattaagctaattttacgatTTAACTCACGATTTCTTTAGTCACTGCAACATGTTTCGGAGagtctccattttcaagcacgAGTAGCGCTCACGATAGCTGCGCGGCGAGCGACAGTACGCGACGCACTGGGCGCGCGATGAGTTAACTGGTTGGAGGTGGTTTGCCTTGTCGCTCTGCAATTTTGCTGTGATAGCAGGGTGAGCTGGGTCATTGTCAAAAAGTCTATGAGCACGGCGCTCGATAGAGTGTAGGTCCGCCAGTGGATACTCATAGCTGATACTACTGATCGCCGCCGGAAAAAAATACGTACCATTTAGAGTAAGTATATTCTATgctgacttaaaaaaataaggGAAGTGTACCTGCAAAAAGTCCTGCAGCAGTTGATCTATGACATTGTCCAGAGAGGCTTCCGCAGCGGCTGCCAAGGACAATGTCCACGCGTGGAGAGACCAGGGAACGCCTAAGGCTCGCAGTTCTAACGTAATATCTGAAATATTGATCCTTTGTTTTTATATGATAGCAACGACTTACGGCTGTAAATGAAAGGCCAGCACAGATAAATCATAATTCAGATAATTGTTAGGGAGTCAGAGTTAAAAGGATTTCCGTAATTTCAGATGAGTTTGTTATAggcctgtttaaaaaaatccctGCACAATTAAGCGTTGACGCTTGAGTAGTTGAGCAGTAGTTAAGTAGCTGTAGTTGACTACACAGCTTGAAACCGTTAGGGTGAGGTCCTGGTGTCGAAGAAAACCACGgattttaatacacttttaatAGCAAGAAAACACGCCAGATATAAACTCAAAATAAGTCCAGAAAACAACATATGTAACCGAATAACACGTGATACATTTTTGCACGACTACGTGCGGCCCCGTCCGAGGATGCATGCAGACTGGTGGGGCGCAATGATGTTTTACTTAGGTAGCAATTTGCCTAtgcaattttatatatagttatacAGATACATTTggttttaacaatatttgtgAGCGCGTCGCTAACATAGCCCACCCCTAGTGCGAAGCACTATTCTACAATAGGCACAGGAGCGACGCGTGCCGCGGACCGGCGCAGCACTCCTCTTTGAGTGGTAACCTCGACGACTCTGACTCGTCCATCTCGACCTGGAAAGACAGTTTTTACAATACCTCGTGGCCACACGTTTCGTGGCGAATCAGGATCCACTATCAAAACGAGGTCACCCTCGCGCAGGGGTCTCTGATCCTGCTGCCACTTCTTACGAGGTAACAGCAAGGGCAGAAACTCCTTCAGCCAACGGCGCCAATACATATCGGCGAGCCTTTGCGCAGTCCGCCACTTTTTCCTTAGGTACAGATCGGAATCGTCAAACTCTCCAGCTATAGGTAAGTTCGCAGAGGAGCCCAATAGAAAATGGTTAGGGGTAATTGACTCAGAACTACCAGGTTCGACTGACACGTGTGTCAAAGGCCGACCATTGACCATATTCTCCACTTCGGCCAGCAAAGTCAATAAAACTTCATCTTTTGGGGCGCGTTCCTTAAGGATGACGCCAAGCGATACCTTTACCGTCCGAATTAGGCGCTCCCAAGCGCCACCCCAATGAGGAGTCCTAGGAGGAACAAACGTCCACTGGGCGCGATTGTTGGCCGCCTCTTTTTTTAAGTCctcattatttatttccttaatgGCGTTTTTTAGTTCGGTGTTAGCTCCCCGAAGGTTTGTGCCATTatccgaaaaaaaattactaggCCACCCACGCCTAGATGCCATTCTTCGAAGGGCTAATATCAGCGAGTCAGTGGTAAGAGAATGCACGACCTCAATATGTATCGCCCGAACAGTAAGGCAAGTAAAGAGAACACCATAGCGTTTCTCACGGCGTCTGCCGACCACTACCTCCATTGGACCAAACAAATCTAATCCACAAAATGAAAAACAGCGCTGATGATGAGCTAAACGTGCTGCCGGCAAATCACCCATTCGTGGAATCAGCGGCTTAGCCTTTCTCAATCTACACAGCATGCAACGTGATGCAACATATTTAACGGTTGAACGCAATCTCAACaaccaatatttttgtttgaggTCGTTGACTACTGCCTCCTGGTTCCCGTGCGCGGCCTTGACGTGCTGATGGCGCACCAGGAGTCGCGCCACCGGATGCCGTCCGTCAAGGATGATGGGCCTCTTTGTCGCCAGCGGCACATCCTGCGCGGCGTCAATGCGACCACCAACGTACAATAGACCTTCGTCACCTAAATATGGAGTCAATGTCAACAACCTACTATCGCGTTGCATGTTCTTACCATTTTTTATATCGGCGATCTCATTGGCAAAGGAGTCCATCTGTGCCTGCTTTAAAATCAACAGCTCCGCCCGGGCCATCAATGAGCAGTCGTCATGGGTAAGTTTCTTACATTTAAGTATGAACTTAAGTACAGCAGCCGTTGACCTAAGTAGCCGAAGCCAAGAAGAAAATCGTTCCGGATCTGGAATGGGTAAGTTACACGACATATTTTCTTGTGTGTTTACAGTAACGTGCCCAGAAAATACCTCGATTGCCTCAGGTTCAAAAAGGTTAAGCGGCCAGGACCTTTCGTGTGAGTACAAAAACTGGGGACCCTTAAACCACTCATTCATAAAAGATTCGTAATTGAAAACCTCTCTAGTCGCAATATCGgcgatatttaattttgtaggcACATAACGCCACTCCGATATATTCGTAAGGCTATCGATCTCACCCAACCGGTTCGCCTCGTATGCTTTGTAGACGCGCGTATTATTATTTAGCCAGTGCAACACGGTAGACGAGTCGCACCAGAAATAACGGCGCGCGGCGGATAACTTATGTTCTCTTCTTATGGTGTCCGCCAAACGTGCAGCCAGCAATGCCGCCTGGAGCTCAGCACGAGGCACCGTCAAGGGTTTAACCGGCGCGACGCGACACTTACTGGCTACAAATGCGACGTATATTTCGTCATCCTTTATCCAGCGAAAATAAGCCACCGCACTCATTGCCTTAGTAGATGCATCGCTAAAAATATGTAACGATAGGTTTGTATAACCATCAGTAGtagttgtaatattattttgtatcacCTGTGGCGGCGTAGCACCCGTAGCACTGATGCCGGACGCAGCGCAGGCACTCGCTTGCGTCACAACGTTCGTAGCGGGACAGCGTAGACCATCTACGCGGCAGACCGCGACGGCAGATGCATTCTCCTTCGCGCTCCCACTCCCTGCGCTGCGTTGGTACCATCTAGGTATGCGAATCTTATCAACTACCTTGAGTAGTTCGATCCATTCGCACCACTTTTTATAAA
Above is a genomic segment from Cydia pomonella isolate Wapato2018A chromosome 4, ilCydPomo1, whole genome shotgun sequence containing:
- the LOC133516926 gene encoding uncharacterized protein LOC133516926, yielding MPDSFPSALNRLKGIERKMSRDPGYSKRYSERVDHLLNNDFATELKETQRTQRTWYLPHFGVDNVNKKRLRLVFDAAATSEGLCLNDYLLKGPDLLNSLLGIMLRFREHSVGVTGDIKDMFLRVKIQPQDQDALRFLWRSRPTEPVKTYVMTSLIFGANCAPFVAQFIKNKNASRYESSMPAAVDAIVNSHYVDDYIQSLPDEDTAIQMVKNVTDIHKAGGFQLCNLTSNSIAVLDSIPKETLGTVAVKFKVGQQFQGERALGLLWFPGKDELGFDVSLKRIPDSIIRHKQRPSKRIMLRVIMSIFDVFGFLSPFTVQGRIMLQDTWRLNISWDDDIPDGIYKKWCEWIELLKVVDKIRIPRWYQRSAGSGSAKENASAVAVCRVDGLRCPATNVVTQASACAASGISATGATPPQVIQNNITTTTDGYTNLSLHIFSDASTKAMSAVAYFRWIKDDEIYVAFVASKCRVAPVKPLTVPRAELQAALLAARLADTIRREHKLSAARRYFWCDSSTVLHWLNNNTRVYKAYEANRLGEIDSLTNISEWRYVPTKLNIADIATREVFNYESFMNEWFKGPQFLYSHERSWPLNLFEPEAIEVFSGHVTVNTQENMSCNLPIPDPERFSSWLRLLRSTAAVLKFILKCKKLTHDDCSLMARAELLILKQAQMDSFANEIADIKNGKNMQRDSRLLTLTPYLGDEGLLYVGGRIDAAQDVPLATKRPIILDGRHPVARLLVRHQHVKAAHGNQEAVVNDLKQKYWLLRLRSTVKYVASRCMLCRLRKAKPLIPRMGDLPAARLAHHQRCFSFCGLDLFGPMEVVVGRRREKRYGVLFTCLTVRAIHIEVVHSLTTDSLILALRRMASRRGWPSNFFSDNGTNLRGANTELKNAIKEINNEDLKKEAANNRAQWTFVPPRTPHWGGAWERLIRTVKVSLGVILKERAPKDEVLLTLLAEVENMVNGRPLTHVSVEPGSSESITPNHFLLGSSANLPIAGEFDDSDLYLRKKWRTAQRLADMYWRRWLKEFLPLLLPRKKWQQDQRPLREGDLVLIVDPDSPRNVWPRGIVKTVFPGRDGRVRVVEVTTQRGVLRRSAARVAPVPIVE